Proteins from a genomic interval of Sinobacterium caligoides:
- a CDS encoding winged helix-turn-helix domain-containing protein: MKASKTKTSFYRRLLVAQLISSGTNTVPAIQALTAMPRRTAQDTISALAELGICCEFIGATKDGYYHISNWGPINPEWVNNNMVEITELLNYTLE, encoded by the coding sequence ATGAAAGCCAGCAAAACAAAAACTAGTTTTTACCGCCGTTTATTAGTCGCGCAATTAATATCCAGCGGCACCAACACAGTCCCTGCCATTCAAGCTCTCACAGCAATGCCAAGGCGCACCGCTCAAGATACCATCTCAGCACTGGCAGAACTTGGTATTTGCTGTGAGTTCATCGGGGCAACCAAAGATGGCTATTACCACATTAGTAACTGGGGGCCAATCAACCCAGAATGGGTAAATAACAACATGGTAGAGATAACTGAGTTATTAAATTATACCTTAGAGTAA
- a CDS encoding substrate-binding periplasmic protein, whose translation MSEEVAYKRIQITSRHHLTMASVITVSVWVVSVTYFFLGYVQISPLQSKASSLSARLQRVSAEAEIYDERIKNLRMSYLLLLQEHDKPITLEPRNEADLVGSQINFEWDYRLHNGSQRYILEIVSLDSRKTYRFNVTNPDLKSMYLPVKNVGYGEFLWRIIPGHRSGDVELTEGSSSNFSLFRVFPSVWKKVLQKRVLVVGTSPDMSSKFNRETADNKVIGFDIDLMEWIVSEINLKLKLVPPIKLTFSRLPMSKILPKLREREVDLAISSLTATKEWERKYNVVFSEGYFRTDEVFVTKNKMVGNFPDGLQGKLVGAVLGSINERSARFLAEKYGYNVVSHYLTRTQLYRALDNNNVDLVVTDKIHVFSELSNNRFDTYGPDLLSLLSGFYRENYGRKNNVYSIALHHDREDELLLMINEILKSNEGRNELELLERKWISPRVVQN comes from the coding sequence ATGTCTGAAGAAGTAGCTTATAAGAGGATCCAGATAACCTCGAGACATCACTTGACTATGGCTAGTGTTATTACTGTGTCAGTGTGGGTTGTCAGTGTTACCTACTTCTTTCTTGGCTATGTGCAAATTTCACCACTACAAAGCAAGGCGTCATCGCTCAGTGCTCGCTTACAGAGGGTCTCTGCTGAGGCGGAGATATATGATGAAAGAATCAAAAATCTACGCATGAGTTATTTGTTGCTTCTGCAGGAACATGATAAACCAATTACGCTTGAGCCAAGAAATGAGGCAGACCTAGTCGGCTCTCAAATAAATTTTGAATGGGATTATAGGCTTCATAATGGTAGTCAGCGCTATATTTTGGAAATAGTTAGTTTGGATTCAAGGAAGACATACCGGTTTAATGTCACTAATCCAGACCTAAAGAGTATGTATTTGCCCGTTAAAAATGTGGGGTATGGTGAGTTTCTATGGCGAATTATTCCGGGTCACCGATCGGGTGATGTTGAGCTGACGGAAGGAAGCTCGAGTAACTTCTCATTGTTTAGGGTTTTTCCATCGGTGTGGAAGAAAGTGTTGCAAAAAAGGGTGTTAGTCGTTGGGACTAGCCCTGACATGTCGAGTAAATTTAATAGAGAGACTGCAGACAACAAAGTAATTGGTTTTGATATTGATCTTATGGAATGGATTGTTTCTGAAATTAATCTGAAATTAAAGCTGGTTCCGCCAATAAAGTTGACTTTTTCTCGCCTACCGATGAGTAAGATATTGCCCAAGCTTCGCGAAAGGGAGGTTGATCTCGCTATATCTAGCCTGACGGCAACGAAAGAGTGGGAAAGAAAATACAATGTAGTTTTTTCAGAAGGTTATTTTCGTACTGATGAGGTGTTTGTCACTAAGAATAAAATGGTGGGTAACTTTCCTGATGGATTGCAGGGAAAGCTTGTTGGAGCGGTATTGGGTTCGATTAATGAGCGCTCTGCTCGCTTCTTAGCTGAGAAATACGGCTATAATGTAGTTTCCCATTACTTGACGCGAACACAGCTTTATCGAGCACTCGATAATAATAATGTTGACCTAGTAGTAACTGATAAAATCCATGTATTCTCTGAGTTGAGTAATAATAGGTTTGATACTTATGGTCCTGATTTGTTGAGCCTTCTTTCCGGTTTTTATCGAGAAAACTACGGTAGAAAAAATAATGTTTACTCTATCGCTCTTCATCATGATAGAGAAGATGAGCTGCTTTTGATGATTAATGAAATACTTAAATCTAATGAAGGCCGTAATGAACTTGAGTTGTTGGAGAGAAAATGGATTAGCCCCCGAGTTGTCCAGAATTAG
- a CDS encoding ABC transporter substrate-binding protein, which translates to MEMLLKSATRLKTKHVMALVFLVLQFLWMMGATYFLVEKTQLSPLVDRVTLLRDQVDEKDKDVDIFKAKANKLEDNFNSIQQQRNQPALLSPANEQDIISSQLNFSWSYAGNNEFQRYILEMRNLDDGKDYSFNVTNLGLESMHVPVYRVGYGEFLWRVTPGHRFGDVDLVQGGGSNYSLFRVFSSAWRKVLKKREILVATTPKMSGVFARVSANNELVGFDIDLIKWVIDEINYKENLDVPIKVSFVSLPWDQLLPKLRDQEVDIVVSSMTATKEREVSFNVVFSEKYFRAHELFVVKKTPVNGFPDGLKGGVVGVIDNTTSESTAIYLSKIYGFKVNSKFKYYGDMLKALEAGEINFVVADKVDAMVHVNSEWFEIYGPDLDEVMKEFYKESFGHEEQYYAFALRRELSDELLNKINEIILSPRGQAKLSQLEKRWVYGA; encoded by the coding sequence ATGGAGATGTTATTAAAGAGTGCTACTAGATTAAAAACTAAGCATGTCATGGCATTGGTGTTTCTTGTTCTTCAATTTCTTTGGATGATGGGCGCGACATATTTTTTGGTAGAGAAAACTCAGTTGTCACCGCTAGTCGATAGAGTAACTTTGCTACGGGATCAGGTGGATGAAAAGGATAAGGATGTCGATATATTTAAAGCAAAAGCTAACAAGCTTGAGGATAATTTTAACTCTATTCAGCAACAACGTAATCAGCCCGCTCTCTTATCGCCAGCTAATGAGCAGGATATTATTTCTAGTCAGTTAAACTTTAGCTGGAGCTATGCCGGTAATAATGAGTTTCAACGTTATATTCTTGAGATGAGAAACCTAGACGATGGTAAAGACTATAGTTTTAATGTCACTAACTTAGGGTTGGAAAGCATGCATGTTCCTGTCTATCGCGTTGGTTATGGAGAGTTTCTATGGCGCGTCACTCCGGGTCATCGTTTTGGAGATGTTGATCTTGTTCAAGGGGGAGGGAGTAACTACTCCCTGTTTAGAGTGTTCTCGTCCGCTTGGAGAAAAGTACTAAAAAAAAGGGAGATCTTAGTTGCTACAACACCAAAGATGTCAGGAGTGTTTGCAAGAGTTAGTGCGAATAATGAGCTGGTTGGTTTCGATATTGATTTAATTAAATGGGTGATAGATGAGATAAATTATAAAGAAAACCTGGATGTGCCAATTAAAGTTTCTTTTGTAAGTTTGCCTTGGGATCAGTTGTTGCCAAAGTTGAGAGATCAAGAGGTTGATATTGTTGTGTCTAGCATGACTGCAACGAAAGAGCGTGAGGTGAGCTTTAATGTGGTTTTTTCCGAAAAATATTTCCGTGCACATGAATTGTTTGTTGTTAAAAAAACACCGGTTAATGGTTTCCCTGATGGGTTAAAAGGTGGTGTTGTTGGTGTTATAGATAATACAACGAGTGAGAGTACTGCAATATATTTGTCAAAAATCTATGGTTTTAAAGTCAACTCTAAGTTCAAATATTATGGGGATATGCTGAAGGCGCTAGAAGCTGGTGAGATAAATTTTGTTGTCGCAGATAAGGTTGATGCGATGGTTCATGTTAATAGCGAGTGGTTTGAAATATATGGGCCAGATCTAGATGAGGTGATGAAAGAGTTCTATAAAGAAAGCTTTGGTCACGAGGAGCAATACTATGCATTTGCTCTACGTCGAGAGTTGAGTGATGAATTGTTGAATAAAATTAATGAAATTATATTATCGCCAAGAGGGCAGGCTAAGTTATCCCAGCTAGAAAAGCGTTGGGTCTATGGTGCTTAA
- a CDS encoding AraC family transcriptional regulator: protein MGLPAVFDILERVSQNNLESILSSIIAESNLSNSTILIHSKDKDELGMSNIGLTLFDDKECEYDGYSSFPIYYQRKEIGLLNIPTLDIDTDQGQEYIPDTKNKLALLINRHLTNTISKHCLGKGQELVGLSEHVLSLERFIERASCIDCPVVIKGESGCEKLSIASAIHYNSDRKEEAFIELNCSAVGENNFHEKLYRYAEMSKGGTLFLSEIDFLDRDQQNILVDFLCVSSLQPDNQVSANSVNVRLIVSSTKDLKGEVRRAEFSQFLFSSFNFLEVEVPSLRERKEDIPYILQALLMEYQIFPSQSFSEDAKHVIYSYSWPGNYSELNRVVIRLVTLAKNDVIGKEDIAKHSPELLMTAPPHLGHSFLAQNLIDDLKSKKFTRLNYLHLALQKSLIYIANNYRERITLQGLANNACVSPSHLSYLFKVHLNKSFKKVLIELRLGHAKSVFVARPSEKITSVSYEVGFGDLSYFEKAFKQQEGMTPRQYKNKVKSILPALQ, encoded by the coding sequence ATGGGATTACCTGCAGTTTTTGATATCTTGGAAAGAGTAAGTCAAAATAATTTGGAGTCAATTCTCAGCTCAATCATAGCTGAATCTAACTTAAGTAACTCCACGATACTGATTCATAGTAAGGATAAAGATGAATTGGGTATGTCAAACATAGGCTTGACGCTGTTTGATGATAAAGAGTGTGAGTACGATGGTTACTCCTCTTTCCCTATTTACTATCAAAGGAAAGAAATTGGCTTGTTGAATATACCAACATTAGATATAGATACTGATCAAGGGCAGGAATATATTCCGGACACCAAAAATAAGCTAGCGTTACTAATTAACCGTCATCTTACCAATACCATATCAAAGCACTGCCTGGGTAAGGGGCAAGAATTAGTAGGGCTTAGTGAGCATGTACTTAGTCTGGAGCGGTTTATAGAGCGTGCTTCCTGTATAGATTGTCCGGTGGTTATCAAAGGAGAATCTGGCTGTGAAAAGCTGTCAATAGCAAGTGCTATTCATTACAACAGTGATAGAAAAGAAGAGGCATTTATAGAGCTAAACTGTTCTGCTGTTGGTGAAAATAATTTCCATGAAAAACTATACAGATATGCAGAGATGTCGAAGGGAGGTACGTTATTTCTCAGCGAAATAGACTTCTTAGATAGAGATCAGCAAAATATATTAGTTGATTTTCTTTGTGTTAGTAGTCTTCAGCCTGATAACCAGGTGTCTGCTAACAGCGTGAACGTTAGGCTGATTGTATCATCAACTAAGGATTTAAAGGGTGAGGTTAGAAGAGCAGAGTTCTCTCAATTCCTTTTCTCATCATTTAACTTCCTAGAGGTTGAGGTCCCTTCGTTAAGAGAAAGGAAGGAAGATATACCGTATATTTTACAGGCATTATTAATGGAGTATCAGATATTCCCAAGCCAGAGTTTCTCTGAGGATGCAAAACATGTAATTTACTCTTATAGCTGGCCAGGCAATTATTCTGAGCTCAATAGAGTCGTCATACGCTTGGTGACATTAGCTAAAAATGATGTCATAGGCAAGGAAGATATTGCCAAGCACAGTCCTGAGCTGTTGATGACTGCACCGCCTCATTTAGGGCATAGCTTTCTGGCTCAGAATCTAATTGATGATCTAAAGAGCAAGAAATTTACAAGGCTGAACTACTTACATTTAGCTCTTCAAAAGTCATTGATCTACATCGCTAATAATTATAGGGAAAGAATAACTCTGCAAGGCTTGGCGAATAATGCTTGTGTTAGCCCTTCTCATCTTTCGTATCTTTTTAAAGTTCATTTAAATAAAAGTTTTAAGAAAGTTCTTATCGAGCTGAGGCTTGGGCATGCTAAAAGCGTGTTTGTTGCAAGGCCAAGTGAAAAGATAACGTCAGTTTCTTACGAGGTTGGCTTCGGTGACTTAAGTTACTTTGAAAAAGCTTTTAAGCAGCAAGAAGGTATGACTCCGCGTCAGTATAAAAATAAGGTTAAGTCTATATTACCTGCGTTGCAGTAG
- the elbB gene encoding isoprenoid biosynthesis glyoxalase ElbB produces the protein MTKFAVVLSGCGYMDGAEVQEAVLTLLHLDKRGIDYQCFAPNIEQWHVVNHLTGEPAGNERRNVLVESARIVRGDIMDLADAKAAEFDALIVPGGYGVAKNLSDLALSGEECQLNPDFLAFAQAFKAARKPIGLACISPALSVRIFGMDVECTIGCDKDTARVIELMGGRHMHCAVNEIHVDVINKLVTTPAYMYDAGIADVSEGLEKMVEAVESLL, from the coding sequence ATGACAAAATTTGCGGTAGTGCTTTCTGGTTGCGGCTACATGGATGGAGCTGAGGTGCAAGAGGCAGTGTTGACACTGCTACATCTGGATAAGAGAGGAATTGACTATCAGTGTTTTGCTCCGAATATAGAGCAATGGCATGTAGTCAATCACTTAACTGGAGAGCCTGCCGGTAACGAAAGGAGGAATGTATTAGTTGAATCGGCTCGTATTGTCAGGGGGGATATTATGGACTTGGCTGATGCGAAGGCGGCTGAGTTTGACGCTTTGATTGTTCCGGGTGGCTATGGTGTCGCGAAAAACCTAAGTGATTTAGCGTTAAGTGGAGAAGAGTGTCAACTTAACCCAGACTTTTTAGCCTTTGCACAGGCATTTAAAGCAGCAAGAAAGCCCATTGGTCTTGCGTGTATTTCCCCGGCGCTGTCGGTTCGCATCTTCGGGATGGATGTTGAGTGTACGATTGGTTGCGATAAAGATACTGCACGAGTAATTGAGTTGATGGGAGGCAGGCATATGCATTGTGCTGTAAATGAAATTCATGTTGACGTAATTAATAAACTCGTAACAACTCCCGCCTATATGTATGATGCCGGCATCGCTGATGTTTCAGAGGGGCTAGAGAAGATGGTTGAGGCTGTAGAAAGTCTACTTTAA
- the cobN gene encoding cobaltochelatase subunit CobN, protein MHLLAAQPGGFVDDEGIIDLQQTPASLVVLSAADSALASLAVAADGLAEQLPSLRLANWMQLLKPAAFDYYQSQVLDHASVVLVSLLGGASYWRYGVERLVQWQQEKPGRSLVVVPGDDTFDPELQALSSVDEPMWRRCWQYLRQGGVTNAQQLLKSLACRLPGVTLSCQEPRTIPRCLLYRPAFMSAIETSSQQAALVEWQQHWRLYGDECWPHVILLFYRSHLQSANTAMFDELIQSLEQQQQNVLPIAIASLKDDESMTLINTLVEQIDAKLIINTTGFASNRVDSPGLSSSPTAFSSPFERPLPVLQVILASSTEDDWQKHSQGLRSRDVAMQVVLPEMDGRIISRAISFKAASHYNERCQISIVRYSLHRERGDFVAELARRYCALSSTKNADKRIALMLANYPTKDGRIGNGVGLDTPASTLNILEAMSAAGYPLAELPQDGNALIEALLESVTNNPNTLHTLPCWQSIAIEEYLNHFACLPEILQRSLWDRWGPPENDPKCRNGRLMIAGIRLGETFVGIQPARGFNLDLSANYHDPDLVPPHSYLACYFWLRHHYKVQAIIHVGKHGNLEWLPGKGTALSNECWPDVILGPMPHFYPFIVNDPGEGAQAKRRTQAVIIDHLMPPMTRAESYGDLAALEALVDEYYQAMGMDSRRETWLREKILAEVKQANLLGELSVSNTADDEQVFNSLDTYLCEIKEAQIRHGLHVLGRLPYEEKLLNTVVALLRLPRGLAVAERGILHVIAEDLALTVDGENFNPLAANTEPWLGVRPTILCAIDDSLWRTQSDTRERLELLAQRLVASWVLQVEDADPLWDAVLISSRRLCEHAQAVLLKSLHESAQNEIGALIKGLQGDFVEPGPSGAPTRGRLDTLPTGRNFYSVDNRSIPSQAAWAIGQASADALIERHLQEQGDYPRDLGLSVWGTATMRTGGDDIAQAFALMGVRPVWAAGSQRVIDIEVIPAMLLGRPRIDVTLRVSGFFRDAFANVMRLFNAAVEAIAKMNENAASNPIRENIESRQTMLIEQGLSEQRAFSESRYRVFGSKPGAYGAGLQGLIDERCWSDRGDLAEAYLNWGGYAYGTGIDGKADGIEAKDAFAQRLGQLQVVVQNQDNREHDLLDSDDYYQFQGGMTNAVAVLSEREPVIYHGDHSNPTMPKVRTLQEELNRVIRSRLLNPKWIEGMREHGYKGAFEMSASVDYMFAYDATTNLIKDYQYRMVTDSLLFDNKNRDFMQKNNPHALEEMAERLLEACQRGMWQEPGEYSERLQSLLLELDDQREA, encoded by the coding sequence ATGCATTTACTGGCGGCGCAGCCTGGAGGTTTTGTCGATGACGAAGGGATTATCGACCTGCAACAGACGCCGGCTTCATTGGTGGTGCTTTCCGCAGCCGATAGTGCATTAGCGTCGCTGGCTGTCGCTGCAGATGGTTTGGCTGAGCAGCTGCCCAGCCTAAGGCTCGCAAATTGGATGCAGTTGCTCAAGCCAGCGGCATTCGATTACTACCAATCACAAGTGTTAGATCACGCGTCGGTTGTTTTGGTGTCACTGTTAGGTGGGGCGAGTTACTGGCGTTACGGTGTTGAAAGGTTGGTGCAGTGGCAACAGGAAAAGCCAGGGCGAAGCTTGGTCGTGGTTCCAGGTGATGATACCTTTGACCCTGAGCTGCAAGCACTCAGCAGCGTCGATGAACCTATGTGGCGGCGCTGTTGGCAATACCTGCGTCAAGGTGGCGTCACAAATGCGCAGCAGTTATTGAAAAGTTTAGCCTGCCGATTACCTGGTGTAACGCTAAGCTGTCAAGAGCCGCGAACGATCCCGCGTTGCTTGCTCTATCGGCCTGCTTTTATGTCAGCGATAGAGACAAGTTCACAGCAGGCAGCGTTGGTTGAGTGGCAGCAGCACTGGCGCTTGTACGGTGATGAGTGCTGGCCGCATGTGATTCTGCTGTTTTATCGCAGTCACCTACAAAGTGCTAATACGGCCATGTTTGATGAGCTGATACAAAGCCTAGAGCAACAGCAGCAGAATGTTTTGCCTATTGCGATTGCTTCGCTGAAAGATGATGAGTCGATGACTCTGATTAATACGCTAGTGGAACAGATCGATGCAAAACTGATTATCAACACAACAGGGTTTGCGAGTAATCGTGTTGATAGCCCAGGACTCAGCAGTAGCCCGACAGCTTTCTCGTCACCCTTTGAGCGTCCGCTACCGGTGCTACAGGTGATTCTCGCCTCTTCCACAGAGGATGATTGGCAAAAGCATAGCCAGGGATTACGTAGCCGGGATGTGGCGATGCAAGTGGTGTTGCCAGAAATGGATGGGCGTATTATTAGTCGGGCGATTAGTTTTAAAGCGGCCAGTCATTATAATGAGCGCTGCCAGATCAGTATTGTGCGTTACAGCCTGCATCGAGAGCGTGGTGACTTCGTTGCAGAGCTAGCCCGTCGCTACTGCGCACTATCTTCGACGAAAAATGCTGATAAGCGAATAGCGTTGATGCTGGCAAATTATCCCACTAAGGATGGTCGAATTGGTAATGGCGTGGGGCTGGATACACCGGCATCGACACTTAATATTCTCGAGGCAATGTCGGCTGCGGGATATCCATTGGCAGAGTTACCGCAAGACGGTAATGCACTGATCGAAGCATTGTTAGAGAGCGTGACTAACAATCCAAATACGCTACATACTTTACCGTGCTGGCAAAGTATCGCAATTGAAGAGTACCTTAATCATTTTGCTTGCCTGCCAGAAATATTACAGAGGAGTTTGTGGGACCGTTGGGGGCCGCCAGAGAATGACCCTAAATGCCGAAACGGTCGCTTAATGATTGCCGGTATTCGTCTAGGTGAGACGTTTGTAGGCATTCAGCCTGCACGCGGTTTTAACCTAGATCTCAGCGCTAACTATCACGACCCGGATCTTGTACCGCCCCATAGCTACTTAGCTTGTTACTTTTGGTTGCGCCACCACTATAAGGTACAGGCGATTATTCATGTGGGTAAGCATGGAAACCTAGAGTGGTTGCCAGGTAAGGGAACGGCGTTATCGAACGAGTGTTGGCCTGACGTTATATTGGGGCCGATGCCACATTTTTATCCTTTTATTGTTAATGATCCAGGGGAGGGGGCTCAGGCAAAGCGCCGTACTCAGGCAGTGATCATTGATCATCTGATGCCTCCGATGACGAGAGCGGAGAGTTATGGAGACCTGGCAGCACTAGAAGCGTTAGTCGATGAGTATTACCAGGCGATGGGTATGGATAGTCGTCGTGAGACGTGGCTGAGGGAAAAAATATTAGCAGAGGTGAAGCAAGCGAATCTGCTGGGGGAGCTGTCAGTTAGCAATACAGCAGACGACGAGCAAGTATTTAACAGCCTTGATACCTATCTATGTGAGATTAAAGAGGCGCAAATTCGTCATGGTTTACATGTTTTAGGGCGTCTTCCTTATGAGGAGAAGTTACTAAACACGGTTGTTGCGTTATTGCGCCTACCAAGAGGTTTGGCGGTAGCAGAACGAGGCATTTTACATGTTATTGCTGAAGACTTAGCCTTGACGGTTGACGGCGAGAACTTTAATCCTTTAGCTGCAAATACCGAACCTTGGTTGGGTGTTCGACCAACTATTTTATGTGCTATTGATGATAGTTTATGGCGGACGCAATCTGATACCCGTGAACGTTTAGAGTTGCTTGCACAGCGTTTGGTTGCTAGCTGGGTACTACAGGTTGAAGATGCCGATCCTTTGTGGGATGCGGTGTTAATTTCGAGCAGGCGACTTTGTGAACACGCCCAAGCAGTGCTGTTAAAATCTTTGCATGAGAGCGCCCAGAATGAAATAGGCGCCTTAATAAAGGGGTTGCAAGGTGATTTTGTTGAGCCAGGTCCAAGTGGTGCGCCAACGCGAGGCCGTCTAGATACGTTACCGACAGGCCGCAACTTCTATTCGGTCGATAATCGTAGTATTCCGTCACAGGCTGCTTGGGCTATAGGGCAAGCTTCAGCGGATGCGTTAATTGAGCGTCACCTACAGGAGCAGGGTGATTATCCGCGCGATCTTGGCTTATCGGTATGGGGAACTGCGACAATGCGTACAGGTGGCGATGATATTGCCCAAGCGTTTGCTCTGATGGGGGTGAGGCCAGTATGGGCGGCAGGTTCACAGCGGGTGATCGACATTGAGGTGATCCCGGCAATGTTGCTTGGTCGTCCACGTATCGATGTAACTCTACGGGTATCTGGCTTTTTCCGTGATGCCTTTGCTAATGTTATGCGCTTGTTTAATGCCGCAGTAGAGGCAATTGCAAAGATGAATGAAAACGCGGCGAGTAACCCTATTAGGGAGAATATTGAAAGCCGTCAAACGATGCTTATAGAGCAAGGGTTAAGCGAACAGCGTGCATTTTCTGAATCACGTTATCGTGTCTTTGGCAGTAAGCCAGGGGCTTACGGTGCCGGACTGCAAGGACTCATTGATGAGCGTTGCTGGAGCGATCGTGGGGATTTAGCTGAAGCGTACTTAAACTGGGGAGGGTACGCCTACGGTACAGGTATTGATGGCAAGGCTGACGGAATAGAAGCGAAGGATGCTTTTGCGCAACGCTTAGGGCAGTTACAGGTGGTGGTGCAAAATCAAGACAATCGTGAACATGACCTGCTAGATTCTGATGACTATTATCAGTTCCAAGGAGGCATGACTAACGCAGTGGCGGTGCTGTCAGAGCGTGAGCCCGTCATTTATCATGGTGATCACTCTAACCCCACGATGCCTAAGGTGCGTACCTTGCAAGAGGAGCTTAATCGTGTGATTCGTTCTCGCTTATTAAACCCTAAGTGGATTGAGGGAATGCGTGAACATGGCTATAAAGGTGCGTTTGAGATGTCAGCTAGTGTTGACTATATGTTTGCCTATGATGCTACTACCAACTTAATAAAAGATTACCAGTATCGGATGGTTACTGATAGCTTGCTGTTTGACAATAAGAATCGTGACTTTATGCAGAAGAATAACCCGCATGCTTTGGAGGAAATGGCGGAGCGCTTGTTAGAGGCGTGTCAACGGGGGATGTGGCAAGAACCTGGGGAATATAGTGAACGCTTACAATCATTGTTGCTTGAGCTTGATGATCAGCGAGAAGCTTAA